A window of Chitinophagales bacterium genomic DNA:
GGGCGGTACCAAAAGGTCCTTCCATAAACCCTGCTGATAAACGTCTTGCAATGCTTGTGGAAGATCATCCTTTTGATTATAAGGATTTTGAGGGTATAATTCCCAAAGGAAATTATGGTGCAGGAACTGTAATTGTTTGGGATCATGGAACGTATGAGCCAGCAGAAAAATCAAGTACCAAAGCTGAGAAGGAAAAAATTTTAATGAAAGGGTTTTTTGGTGGTTCGCTGGCAATTAATATGAAAGGCAAGAAACTGAAGGGTGAGTTTGTGCTTGTGAAAGCTCCCCAGCGTGGAGAAAGATCATGGCTTTTGATAAAGAAAAAAGACAAGTTTTCCGCAGAAACCGATATTACTAAGAAGGAAGAATCGGTTATCTCGCATAAAACTCTTAATGAGGTTGCAGCAGATAAAAAAGCTAAACAATGGATCAGTAACCGTGCCTCCGCCGGCACATTGAAGGAAAATGAATCAGGAGTAAATCAACCCAATGTCCCGTTAGAAAAAAATACTGATTTGGAAGAAATAGTCCGAAGCATTCTTTTTTCATTAGAAAAGAAGAAAAAATCATCAATGCCTGTGGATATCAAACCAATGCTGGCTACCCTGGTTGATCAGCCTTTTGATGACCCGGATTGGATATTTGAAGTTAAATGGGATGGTTATCGTGCCCTTGCCTATTTGAATAATGGAAAAGCAGAGCTGAGGTCGAGAAACAACCATTCATTCAACGATAAGTTTTACCCCGTTTATAATGCCATGAAAACATGGTCTATTAAAGCGGTAATTGACGGGGAAATTGCTGTGATCAATGAAAAAGGCCTTGCAGAATTTCAATTGTTGCAAAACTGGACAACGGATAAAAATGGGGAGCTTATTTATTATGCATTTGATATATTATGGCTGAATGGCATTGACTTAATGAGCTTGCCTTTAACGGAACGGCGGAATATCCTAAGTCAGATAATGCCAGAACATCATTCTATCCGCTTAAGCGAAAATTTTGAAACGAGCGGTACAGAATTTTTTGCCGCCGCTGAAAAACTTGGAATCGAAGGAATTATCGCTAAAAAAGCAGACAGTGAATATGTACCAAATAATCGTACTAAAAATTGGCTGAAAATAAAATCAGGAAAACGCCATGAGGCAATTATCGCAGGCTATACCCGTAATGAGGATACCACTAAGCAATTCAGTGCCCTTATTCTTGCGGTCCATGAAAATGGTGAATTAAAATTTATAGGGCAGGCTGGCACGGGCTATACTGAAAAGATGAGAACGGAAATATTAAAAAAGCTTAAGCCTTTGGAAACTGAAATATGTCCGTTCAGGACGGTGCCTGAAGTTAACAGACCCTCTAAGTTTCGCCCGAATCCACCTGAAGCAGAAATTACCTGGGTAAAACCTGAAGTGGTTTGTGAGGTGCGTTACCAGGAACTTACACTGGAAGGGGTTATGAGGCATCCCTCTTTCCAGGGCTTAAGGATAGATAAAAAGGCTAGGGAGGTAGTGGATGAACAACCTGTTCACACCACTAATCTAGTAAATGCATCAAAACCTTCAAAACAAAAAAGAATTGTTGAACCCGGAAACAGGAAAAAATATAATCTTTTAAATGATACGGACGAATCACAGTTACTAACTATAAATGGTCACGAGCTTAAGTTTAGTAATCTGGGCAAGATGTTTTGGCCAAAAGAAAAAGTTACGAAGCGTGACATGCTGAACTATTACTATAAAGTCTTGCCATATATGCTTCCCTATATGAAAGACAGGCCACAGTCTTTAAACCGTCATCCGAACGGAATCGAAGGCCCTAGTTTTTATCAGAAAAATGTGGCTGGTAAAGTGGACGACTGGATCGTTACCCATCAGTATAAAAATACATCGCAGGACGGGACCAAAACATTTTTAGTCTGCAGCGATGAGGCCTCATTGCTTTATATTGCTAACCTGGGCTGTATTGAAATGAACCCCTGGCATAGCCGTACAATTTCCCCCGACAATCCTGACTGGTGCGTAATTGATTTAGACCCGGATATCAACACTTTCGAAGAAGTAATTGAAGCAGCAAATGTGGTAAAAAAAGTGCTTGATGCTTTGGGAGTGCCGTCTTTTCCTAAAACTTCCGGATCCACCGGCATTCACATTTATATTCCGTTAGGTGCGCTTTATACATACGAGCAGTCAAAACAGCTGGCGGAGCTTATTGTAACATTTGTACATGAAGAAATTACCGGTTTTACCAGCCTGGAAAGAACACCTTCTAAAAGAAAGGGAAAAATTTATCTTGATTTTCTGCAAAATCGGGCTATTCAAACTATTGCAGCTCCCTATTCGCTCAGGCCTAAACCGGGCGCAACTGTATCTACTCCATTAAACTGGGAAGAAATTAAGCCCGGATTGAAAATACAAGACTTTACGATATTCAATACTATGGATAGAATAAAAAACACAGGAGACCTGTTTAAAGGAGTGTTTGGTGAAGGGATTGACATAGCAAAAGTTCTTGAAAAAATGAAATCTCTTTAGCAGTTTGTGTTCAGTATATTATTTATAGATATCAGGAAAGAGCTCCTGCAATTACAATTGAAATGTAATAGTCTTTACCCGAAAAAATTTACTAATCCCTGGCCGTAAATTCGGGGAATCTATTCTTCATTTCCTATGATATTATATTAAGAAATACGTAGAAATCATTCCACAAAATAAATGTGCTTAGCCAATTCCACAAAGATAATAGAGGTGGCATTGCAATTGAAGAGTAGATAATCCTTAAGATAATTATAAACCTTTAATAAATCAATAACCAATGAGACGTTCAAACAATGGCCGGAACAGGCAAGGATCCTCTTCCAGGTCACAATCACGCAGGCAAGATTTTGCTGGTGATTACGAAGATCGTTATGAAGATGATTATGATGAAGAGGAAGAAGAGGATGATGATTCGCAAGACAGTTATGAAGACAGAGGCAGCAATGAAGATGATGAGGATGATGATTACGATGATGAGGAAGAAGATGATGAACGTGGTGGAAGAGGTCGGCAATCAGGCGGCGGACGTGGTTTTGCGGGTATGGATTCGGGTCGTCAGCGTGGAATAGCACCCATGGGTGGTGAAGTTTCCCGCAGTGGTCATGATGGCAGAGGTAATGAAGACAATAATAATAGAAGGGGTGGTAATGGCCGTGGAGGAAATCGTGGTGGAGGTAGTGGAAATCGCGGCGGCAGTAATAGAGGTGGAGGAGGTGAGGGACGTGGTTTTGGAGGAATGGATCCTGAGCGTCAGCGTGAAATAGCACGCAGAGGTGGAAAAGCATCTCATGGAAGTGGCAGAGGTGGAAACCGTGGAGGAAATGGTGGTGATAGACGCGGAAATGGCGGTGCAGGAAATAGAGGCGGAGGCGGCAGGGGCGGAAATGAAGGCGGTGGTGGTCGTGGAGGAAATCGCGGCGGGGGTAACAGAGGTGGTGGTGGTGAAGGACGTGGCTTTGCAGGAATGGATCCTGAACGTCAGCGCGAAATAGCTCGTATGGGTGGTGAAGCTTCACATAGTGGTGGAAGAGGTGGCAATCGTGGCGGTGGCCGTGGTAGAGGTGGAGAAGAATCAGGTGGCGGCAGAGGTGGAAATGGTGGCGGTGGCAATAGGGGAGATGGTGGAACAGGAAGCAGAGGTGGAAGTGGCGGCGGTCGTGGTGGAAATAGTGGCGGAGGCAGCAGAGGAAGAAACGGTGGCGGTGGTGGTGAAAAGCGTGGATTTGCCAGTATGCCAAAATCCCGTGTACGTGAGATAGCACGTATGGGAGGTGAAGCATCTCATGGTGGCGGAAGGGGCCAGTCTTCAAGTGGCAGAGGCGGTGGTAGGGGTGGAAACAGAGGTGGAGGTCGCGGAGGTTCCAGATAATACTAACATTTA
This region includes:
- the ligD gene encoding DNA ligase D; this encodes MSLTEYKKKRSFSKTPEPSGAKEPASNNELIFVIQKHQASHLHYDFRLEIKGVLKSWAVPKGPSINPADKRLAMLVEDHPFDYKDFEGIIPKGNYGAGTVIVWDHGTYEPAEKSSTKAEKEKILMKGFFGGSLAINMKGKKLKGEFVLVKAPQRGERSWLLIKKKDKFSAETDITKKEESVISHKTLNEVAADKKAKQWISNRASAGTLKENESGVNQPNVPLEKNTDLEEIVRSILFSLEKKKKSSMPVDIKPMLATLVDQPFDDPDWIFEVKWDGYRALAYLNNGKAELRSRNNHSFNDKFYPVYNAMKTWSIKAVIDGEIAVINEKGLAEFQLLQNWTTDKNGELIYYAFDILWLNGIDLMSLPLTERRNILSQIMPEHHSIRLSENFETSGTEFFAAAEKLGIEGIIAKKADSEYVPNNRTKNWLKIKSGKRHEAIIAGYTRNEDTTKQFSALILAVHENGELKFIGQAGTGYTEKMRTEILKKLKPLETEICPFRTVPEVNRPSKFRPNPPEAEITWVKPEVVCEVRYQELTLEGVMRHPSFQGLRIDKKAREVVDEQPVHTTNLVNASKPSKQKRIVEPGNRKKYNLLNDTDESQLLTINGHELKFSNLGKMFWPKEKVTKRDMLNYYYKVLPYMLPYMKDRPQSLNRHPNGIEGPSFYQKNVAGKVDDWIVTHQYKNTSQDGTKTFLVCSDEASLLYIANLGCIEMNPWHSRTISPDNPDWCVIDLDPDINTFEEVIEAANVVKKVLDALGVPSFPKTSGSTGIHIYIPLGALYTYEQSKQLAELIVTFVHEEITGFTSLERTPSKRKGKIYLDFLQNRAIQTIAAPYSLRPKPGATVSTPLNWEEIKPGLKIQDFTIFNTMDRIKNTGDLFKGVFGEGIDIAKVLEKMKSL